One Fuerstiella marisgermanici DNA window includes the following coding sequences:
- a CDS encoding lysophospholipid acyltransferase family protein, protein MKIRNPYVNWMIARVATWMLRALFLTVRIDHRKAVEDGTPYARTTGTLRYCFCMWHDVIVAALFSRKTFKLSGLISRHQDGTYLTHAIKMVGITPVRGSASRGGAQATRQLIDRPDLHVCITPDGPRGPRRVMKDGIVYIASRTGRPVVPSTITGTNYWSVPGGWSDMLIPKPFSRLLLLAGQPIFVPPDISREEIAEFTEKIQLEMDRLDLIGQRLIRGDESVADLIGKVGQYPDDAVRPVVTETENENLSKAA, encoded by the coding sequence ATGAAGATTCGAAATCCGTACGTGAACTGGATGATCGCTCGAGTGGCCACATGGATGCTGCGGGCACTGTTTCTGACCGTTCGCATCGACCATCGAAAAGCGGTCGAAGATGGTACACCTTACGCTCGCACCACCGGAACGCTGCGATACTGCTTTTGTATGTGGCACGACGTCATCGTCGCGGCTCTGTTTTCGCGGAAGACATTCAAGCTGTCTGGCCTGATCAGTCGCCACCAGGACGGTACCTACCTGACTCACGCCATCAAAATGGTGGGCATCACGCCGGTGCGAGGTTCCGCCAGCCGCGGGGGTGCCCAGGCAACTCGGCAACTGATCGACCGCCCTGACCTGCACGTCTGCATCACGCCGGATGGTCCACGGGGACCTCGACGAGTCATGAAAGACGGCATCGTGTACATCGCGTCTCGCACCGGACGGCCCGTCGTGCCATCGACAATTACCGGCACCAATTATTGGTCCGTGCCCGGCGGCTGGTCGGACATGTTGATTCCCAAGCCGTTCTCTCGCCTGCTGCTGCTGGCCGGACAACCGATCTTTGTGCCGCCCGATATTTCTCGTGAAGAAATTGCCGAGTTCACGGAGAAAATACAACTCGAAATGGACCGCCTGGACCTGATTGGGCAGCGGTTAATTCGCGGCGACGAATCAGTGGCAGACTTGATCGGGAAGGTTGGCCAGTATCCAGACGATGCCGTGCGGCCAGTCGTGACTGAGACTGAGAATGAGAATCTATCGAAGGCAGCTTAG
- a CDS encoding alpha/beta hydrolase family protein: protein MKFVLALLSFAFILVPAFAFAQSKLPALTSVLVDSTLDGEKQNVLYWAPETARTQPTPLFVFLHSWSGNYKQDNSKWQQQAMERGWIYVHPDFRGANSSPKACGSKYARQDVLDAMDWACEKFNVDRSRIHLAGVSGGGHMAMLMAGHHPDRFTSVSAWVGISDLAEWYRFHVKDGEPQNYAKMILKCFGAPPGSSPEVDADYRDRSPLFHIHNLGDLPIDIYAGVNDGHTGSVPVRHSLTAFNEIAKVRKTAPVTEEEMEQLWTDRRLKNPQPSDQKPDELLGRDILLRRTSVHARVTIFEGGHESLPSAACDWLARHGGK from the coding sequence ATGAAATTCGTGCTTGCACTGTTGTCCTTCGCATTCATTTTGGTACCGGCTTTCGCGTTCGCTCAATCAAAGTTGCCGGCGCTGACGAGTGTCCTGGTGGACAGCACTTTGGACGGCGAAAAACAAAATGTGTTGTACTGGGCTCCAGAGACGGCTCGCACGCAGCCAACGCCGCTGTTCGTGTTTCTGCATTCATGGAGCGGCAACTACAAGCAGGACAACAGCAAGTGGCAACAGCAAGCGATGGAACGAGGATGGATCTACGTGCATCCCGACTTCCGAGGTGCCAATAGCTCGCCCAAGGCATGCGGTTCGAAGTATGCTCGACAGGACGTGCTCGACGCGATGGACTGGGCTTGCGAAAAATTCAACGTCGATCGCTCACGAATCCATCTCGCCGGGGTGTCCGGCGGTGGACACATGGCAATGCTGATGGCCGGCCACCATCCGGACCGGTTCACATCTGTGTCGGCATGGGTCGGAATCAGCGACCTCGCCGAATGGTATCGCTTTCATGTGAAGGACGGCGAACCGCAGAACTACGCAAAAATGATTCTGAAATGTTTCGGCGCACCGCCCGGCAGCAGTCCGGAAGTGGACGCAGATTATCGCGACCGGTCGCCACTGTTCCATATCCACAATTTGGGAGACCTGCCGATTGATATCTACGCTGGCGTCAACGATGGTCACACCGGCTCGGTTCCTGTCCGTCACTCGCTAACTGCGTTTAACGAAATCGCAAAGGTTCGCAAGACGGCGCCTGTTACCGAAGAGGAAATGGAACAACTGTGGACCGACCGGCGTCTCAAGAACCCTCAACCGTCCGATCAAAAGCCGGACGAACTGCTGGGCCGCGACATCCTGTTGCGCCGGACGTCAGTCCACGCGCGAGTCACCATTTTCGAAGGCGGCCACGAAAGTCTGCCATCCGCCGCCTGTGATTGGCTGGCGAGACACGGCGGCAAGTGA
- a CDS encoding RecQ family ATP-dependent DNA helicase, translating to MTTATPPNILKTHFGFDTFRGPQQQIIEHVLSGSHALVIMPTGMGKSLCYQIPALAIAADAPKSDKPPITLVLSPLIALMKDQVDSLQAKGIKATFINSSLRKHERENRYQAVADGRYSLLYVTPERFRKQEFLDVIASREVKLLAVDEAHCISEWGHDFRPDYTRLSDLRAIMGNPTTIALTATATPEVQADIVKQLGLQPDDIRLFHEGIDRPNLDLKVMDVWDGDEKLDAMKVIFDRWLTPKSTGSGIVYFTLIRTLEEFSDRLRADGVKHVCYHGGLERRERKSIQDDFMNGRNRLVLATNAFGMGVDKEDIRFVIHADVPGSMESYYQEIGRAGRDGEPAECVLLYDQRDLNTQMEFLRWSNPDADFYQRVYDHLKNETEQIRAFGIDWLRERLCDRQRHDRRVETSLAMLQRYGVIEDEIDLANVEVTGPMPENLADEERLAAKLLRDQKKLYALVQYVQSEDDRKAFIHEYFGLQLPSAE from the coding sequence ATGACCACTGCTACTCCGCCGAACATCCTGAAAACTCACTTCGGCTTCGATACCTTTCGAGGCCCTCAGCAGCAGATTATCGAACACGTGCTAAGCGGTTCGCATGCGCTGGTGATCATGCCGACGGGCATGGGCAAGTCGCTGTGCTATCAGATTCCGGCGCTGGCGATCGCGGCGGATGCTCCAAAAAGCGATAAGCCGCCAATAACATTGGTTCTGTCGCCGCTGATCGCGCTGATGAAGGACCAGGTAGATTCGTTGCAGGCCAAAGGCATCAAGGCGACGTTCATCAATTCGTCGCTGCGAAAACATGAACGTGAGAACCGCTATCAGGCGGTGGCCGATGGACGGTACTCGCTGCTGTACGTGACTCCGGAACGATTTCGGAAGCAGGAATTTCTGGACGTCATCGCCAGCCGCGAAGTCAAGCTGCTGGCCGTCGATGAAGCTCATTGCATCAGCGAATGGGGCCACGACTTCCGCCCGGACTACACGCGACTGTCCGATCTGCGAGCCATTATGGGCAACCCCACCACGATCGCACTCACCGCCACCGCAACGCCGGAAGTACAGGCCGACATCGTAAAACAACTTGGCCTGCAACCGGACGATATTCGCCTGTTTCACGAAGGGATCGATCGTCCAAACCTGGACCTGAAGGTGATGGACGTGTGGGACGGCGATGAAAAACTGGATGCCATGAAGGTCATCTTCGACCGCTGGCTGACACCGAAATCGACCGGCAGCGGAATTGTCTACTTCACGCTGATTCGCACACTGGAAGAATTCAGCGACCGCCTCCGCGCGGACGGCGTCAAGCATGTGTGCTACCACGGGGGCCTGGAACGGCGCGAGCGCAAGTCCATTCAGGATGACTTCATGAACGGGCGCAATCGCCTGGTGCTGGCGACAAATGCGTTTGGCATGGGAGTCGACAAGGAAGACATTCGGTTTGTGATTCACGCCGACGTGCCGGGTTCGATGGAATCGTACTACCAGGAAATCGGGCGAGCGGGCCGCGACGGCGAACCGGCCGAATGTGTTTTGCTGTACGACCAGCGGGACTTGAATACTCAGATGGAATTTCTGCGATGGAGTAACCCGGACGCCGATTTTTATCAGCGAGTTTACGATCACCTGAAGAATGAAACCGAACAGATTCGAGCGTTCGGAATCGACTGGCTGCGGGAACGCTTATGCGATCGGCAACGGCATGATCGACGCGTCGAAACCAGTCTGGCAATGCTGCAGCGCTATGGCGTGATTGAAGATGAAATTGATCTCGCCAACGTTGAGGTCACCGGCCCGATGCCTGAGAATCTGGCCGACGAAGAACGCCTGGCAGCCAAGCTCTTGCGCGATCAGAAGAAGCTGTACGCGCTGGTGCAGTACGTGCAGTCGGAAGACGACCGGAAGGCATTTATTCACGAATATTTCGGTCTGCAGTTGCCGTCAGCAGAATAA
- a CDS encoding mandelate racemase/muconate lactonizing enzyme family protein, translating to MMTNRRSFLKRTATLASVGALTGFTRQSIMANGSVVNDRQFEVVSVDRTTVKLEYRETPRRNMDRELPHWRYIELCRVKLKSGQTGVGETLLYYTWGVPSETDVKRIVGKSAIEVMWDDTLGAGLQMALFDAVGRTAEVPVHALMGRQVHSTTPLSWWNIDTSAADMASECQEARKLGYVSYKTKGRPWFDIFEQLETATRALPAEFKIDMDFNDTLLTAEKGMSILRRLAKYPQVDIYESPIPQSDIPGNQKIVQNTRVQIAMHYGSPKPRLVVESGCCDGFVAGGGASSLTAAGRFCGEVQMPFWLQLVGAGLTAAYSLHFGGVLRQARWPAVNCHQLFEDDLLQEPITLQNGLAAVPDKPGIGYEVNWDTVERLKVDRPKSRPEPHRLIETTWADGKRMYTASNGKVNFMLTAANEGKYPYFAAGADTRLVPNNNSPEWRERYKKAREQGPIEA from the coding sequence ATGATGACGAATCGACGCAGCTTTCTAAAGCGAACCGCAACACTGGCATCTGTGGGTGCACTCACAGGTTTTACGCGCCAGTCGATTATGGCGAACGGTTCTGTTGTCAATGATCGACAGTTTGAAGTCGTCAGCGTCGACCGCACAACGGTGAAGCTGGAATACCGCGAAACACCGCGCCGCAACATGGACCGCGAACTGCCTCATTGGCGCTACATCGAATTGTGCAGAGTAAAGTTGAAATCAGGCCAGACGGGCGTCGGCGAAACATTGCTGTACTACACGTGGGGCGTCCCGTCGGAAACAGATGTAAAGCGAATCGTCGGCAAAAGCGCGATCGAAGTGATGTGGGACGACACTCTGGGAGCCGGTTTGCAGATGGCGTTGTTTGACGCCGTCGGCCGCACCGCAGAAGTGCCCGTGCATGCATTGATGGGAAGGCAGGTTCACAGCACCACGCCGCTAAGCTGGTGGAATATCGACACGTCCGCCGCCGACATGGCATCGGAATGTCAGGAAGCCCGGAAGCTTGGCTACGTTTCTTACAAAACCAAAGGCCGACCCTGGTTCGACATTTTTGAACAGCTCGAAACCGCCACGCGCGCCCTTCCGGCCGAATTTAAAATCGACATGGACTTCAACGATACGTTGCTGACCGCCGAGAAGGGAATGAGCATCCTGAGACGCCTGGCGAAGTATCCGCAGGTTGACATTTATGAATCGCCGATTCCGCAGTCGGACATTCCCGGCAACCAAAAGATCGTCCAAAACACACGCGTTCAAATTGCGATGCACTACGGCAGCCCGAAGCCGCGACTGGTGGTGGAATCCGGCTGTTGCGATGGCTTTGTCGCGGGCGGCGGAGCCAGCTCGCTTACCGCGGCAGGACGGTTCTGCGGCGAAGTGCAAATGCCGTTTTGGCTGCAACTGGTGGGCGCCGGCTTGACGGCCGCGTATTCGCTGCATTTTGGCGGAGTGTTGCGGCAGGCTCGGTGGCCAGCAGTAAACTGTCACCAACTGTTTGAGGACGATCTGCTGCAGGAACCAATCACACTTCAGAATGGTCTCGCAGCAGTGCCCGACAAACCGGGTATTGGTTACGAAGTGAACTGGGACACGGTTGAACGCCTGAAAGTAGACCGACCCAAATCTCGCCCGGAACCGCATCGACTGATTGAAACCACATGGGCCGACGGCAAACGCATGTACACGGCGAGCAACGGAAAAGTGAACTTCATGTTGACGGCCGCCAATGAAGGCAAGTATCCGTACTTCGCCGCCGGCGCGGACACTCGGCTTGTCCCCAACAACAATTCTCCCGAATGGCGTGAGCGATACAAAAAGGCGCGCGAACAAGGGCCGATCGAAGCGTGA
- a CDS encoding creatininase family protein, producing MRPEDRLLLHKHTRREFRTRMDSGELRACIIPIAAIEQHLEHLAMEHDWRSANYIALRVAEKLSPHVVVAQGVMAGISEHHMKHVGTLTLTPATFLAVLGDLIDSVVRAGFENVLVLNGHGGNIVPCRAVWDQLLRKFQVNLQFLPYWDVLTEADANELQSKSIPGHAQEFETAFALAAFPENVRSEAVADQPDPAPAMATAENGQLLIDRTVDRVADYLQEMLDRKRTAEVPAFFE from the coding sequence ATGCGACCCGAAGACCGGCTTCTGCTGCACAAACATACTCGACGTGAATTTCGAACACGAATGGACAGCGGCGAATTGCGAGCCTGCATCATTCCCATCGCTGCCATCGAACAGCACCTCGAACACCTCGCGATGGAACACGACTGGCGAAGTGCCAATTATATCGCGCTGCGAGTCGCAGAGAAACTATCGCCGCATGTCGTTGTCGCTCAGGGTGTCATGGCGGGAATCAGCGAGCACCATATGAAGCACGTCGGTACTCTCACGCTCACGCCAGCCACGTTTCTGGCTGTGCTGGGTGACCTGATCGACAGTGTCGTGAGAGCCGGTTTCGAAAATGTGCTCGTGCTAAACGGACACGGCGGCAACATCGTGCCGTGTCGAGCCGTTTGGGATCAGTTGCTCCGAAAGTTTCAGGTCAATCTGCAGTTTCTGCCCTACTGGGACGTGCTGACCGAAGCCGATGCCAACGAACTGCAATCAAAGAGCATCCCCGGCCACGCTCAGGAATTCGAAACCGCGTTCGCCCTGGCCGCCTTCCCGGAAAACGTAAGAAGCGAAGCAGTAGCCGACCAGCCCGACCCCGCTCCGGCCATGGCGACGGCAGAAAACGGCCAGCTTCTCATCGATCGAACGGTCGACCGAGTGGCCGACTATCTGCAGGAGATGCTGGACCGAAAACGAACTGCCGAAGTGCCCGCGTTTTTCGAATGA